One window of Microcoleus vaginatus PCC 9802 genomic DNA carries:
- a CDS encoding peroxiredoxin → MTVKVGDTAPDFTLPSQTGTSVSLKDFKGKKNVIVYFYPKDDTPGCTTQACAFRDSYEVFKDAGAEVIGISEDSQQSHQKFASKYQLPFTLLSDTGNKVRQLYGVPPTLWIMPGRVTYVIDKEGVVKHIFDSMLDFKAHVAEALKTLDTIKI, encoded by the coding sequence ATGACAGTCAAAGTAGGAGACACCGCACCCGATTTTACCTTACCATCTCAAACGGGCACATCAGTCAGCCTCAAAGATTTTAAAGGTAAAAAAAACGTCATAGTCTACTTTTATCCCAAAGATGACACACCCGGATGCACCACCCAAGCTTGTGCTTTTCGAGATAGTTATGAAGTTTTCAAAGACGCAGGTGCAGAAGTCATAGGAATTAGCGAAGATTCGCAACAATCGCACCAAAAATTTGCCTCCAAGTATCAGCTACCCTTTACACTGCTGAGCGATACTGGCAACAAAGTGCGGCAATTATACGGAGTCCCACCTACACTGTGGATTATGCCCGGTAGAGTAACTTATGTCATTGACAAAGAAGGCGTGGTCAAGCATATTTTTGACTCCATGTTAGACTTCAAAGCACACGTTGCAGAAGCACTCAAAACTTTAGACACCATCAAAATTTAG
- a CDS encoding metal ABC transporter permease, which translates to MLQTLIEPLQYGFMQRSLIIAILVGIVCAIVGSYLMVQRLALLGDAISHSVLPGLAIAFILGANIFLGAFIAGVLSTVIIAWIKARSTIKEDAAMGIVFSAFFALGITLITIVQKDNKIDLNHFLFGNILGVTPQDAIDTAVIVAVVLLVVVVFYKELLFYTFDPLGAQATGLPVNLLNFGLMVLIALTIVASLKAVGVVLVLSLLITPASTAYLLVTRLHQVMILGAIIGVISSISGMYLSYFYNLPSGPAIVLVASGLFVLSLLFSPSQGILTQPRTHSGQIPPIWRELKNLTKGR; encoded by the coding sequence ATGCTACAAACCTTAATTGAGCCGTTGCAGTACGGATTCATGCAGCGATCGCTCATAATTGCTATTCTCGTCGGCATCGTCTGCGCGATCGTCGGTAGCTACCTAATGGTACAGCGGCTGGCCTTGCTCGGAGACGCCATCAGCCACTCGGTTTTGCCCGGATTGGCGATCGCATTTATCCTCGGAGCAAACATCTTTCTCGGCGCGTTCATTGCCGGAGTTTTGAGTACAGTAATCATAGCTTGGATCAAAGCTCGATCGACAATCAAAGAAGACGCGGCAATGGGCATCGTATTTTCAGCCTTCTTCGCCCTCGGCATCACCCTAATTACGATCGTCCAAAAAGACAACAAAATCGACCTCAACCACTTTCTTTTCGGCAACATCCTCGGCGTTACCCCCCAAGATGCGATCGACACAGCCGTCATTGTCGCCGTAGTCTTATTAGTTGTAGTAGTCTTTTACAAAGAACTGCTATTTTACACATTCGATCCATTAGGGGCACAAGCAACAGGTTTGCCAGTAAACCTGCTCAACTTCGGACTGATGGTACTCATCGCGCTCACAATAGTTGCCAGCCTCAAAGCCGTTGGCGTAGTGCTAGTTTTGTCCCTATTAATTACACCTGCAAGTACCGCCTATCTCCTAGTCACTCGCCTGCACCAAGTAATGATTTTAGGCGCAATAATCGGAGTTATTTCCAGCATTAGCGGAATGTATCTCAGCTACTTCTATAACTTACCATCCGGGCCCGCAATAGTTTTAGTTGCATCGGGATTATTTGTGCTATCATTGCTGTTCAGTCCCAGTCAAGGAATCCTCACCCAGCCCCGCACACACTCCGGTCAAATTCCTCCAATATGGCGGGAATTAAAAAATTTAACTAAAGGCCGATAA
- a CDS encoding metal ABC transporter ATP-binding protein — protein MNTAALPNENPWSQMVCHLKDSATDTEIIAVKHLAVNYRTVEALRDISLSVKPGRLTGIIGPNGAGKSTLIKAMLGLIPATGGTVTWGEEAIADRLETVAYVPQRSQIDWNYPATVWDVVMMGRVRKAGWFRRFSAASRRTAADALERVGMSAYKDRPIGQLSGGQQQRVFLARALAQEAAIFCFDEPFVGVDQKTQNVIFDIFHQLANAGKIVLVVNHDLGESITNFDDLILLNTELIAAGSRQEVLTQENLYRAYGGQVMFFGGQAA, from the coding sequence ATGAATACCGCCGCCTTGCCCAACGAGAATCCTTGGTCTCAAATGGTTTGCCACCTCAAAGACAGCGCTACGGACACTGAAATTATCGCTGTTAAACACTTAGCAGTAAACTACCGCACGGTAGAGGCACTCAGAGATATCAGTCTTTCCGTCAAACCGGGAAGGCTGACGGGTATTATTGGCCCCAACGGTGCCGGCAAAAGCACCCTAATCAAAGCAATGTTGGGCTTAATTCCCGCAACTGGCGGCACTGTTACCTGGGGCGAAGAAGCGATCGCCGATCGACTCGAAACAGTAGCCTACGTGCCCCAGCGATCGCAAATTGACTGGAACTATCCCGCCACCGTTTGGGATGTCGTGATGATGGGAAGAGTCAGAAAAGCCGGATGGTTTCGCCGCTTCTCGGCAGCTAGCCGCCGCACCGCTGCCGATGCCTTAGAAAGAGTAGGCATGAGTGCTTACAAAGACAGACCGATCGGACAACTTTCCGGCGGACAGCAACAGCGAGTATTTCTAGCTAGAGCATTAGCCCAAGAAGCCGCTATTTTCTGCTTTGACGAGCCGTTTGTCGGCGTTGACCAAAAAACTCAAAATGTCATTTTTGACATCTTCCACCAGCTAGCAAATGCCGGAAAAATTGTCTTAGTAGTAAACCACGACTTAGGCGAATCAATCACCAATTTTGACGATTTAATTTTGCTCAATACAGAATTGATTGCCGCTGGTTCCCGTCAAGAAGTGCTAACACAAGAAAACCTTTACCGCGCCTACGGCGGACAAGTAATGTTTTTTGGCGGACAAGCAGCTTAA
- a CDS encoding metal ABC transporter substrate-binding protein: MGIETARPGLDKSKVFWIRTIASGILTVGLFSCAQTQTNRLSPEADAKPKVVATSTIIEDLTDQLAGGEVQLTGILQPGTDPHVYEPVPKDSQALEQANLILYNGYNLEPGLIRMMNAAGIKARKLAVGEVVKPLLLNKEGNTVPDPHVWGNVENVVQMVEAIRDALIDLSPEDREKFTQNAVKLTEELKRLDSWIEQEIKTIPENQRKLVTSHDAFQYYSRAYGLGDANSLIGISTEEQPSAQTVQKLVESVKAAGVPAIFAETTINPQLIKTVAEEAGVKLAAQQLYSDSIGAAGSEGDSYVKMMSANTRTIVEALGGKYTPFEVSK; encoded by the coding sequence TTGGGGATTGAAACCGCCCGCCCTGGATTGGACAAGTCCAAGGTATTTTGGATCAGAACTATTGCCTCCGGCATTTTGACTGTGGGTTTATTTAGTTGCGCTCAAACCCAGACCAATCGCCTCTCTCCAGAGGCAGATGCTAAACCCAAGGTAGTTGCTACCAGCACAATTATTGAGGATTTGACCGATCAACTAGCGGGTGGCGAAGTTCAGCTAACAGGAATTTTGCAGCCGGGAACCGATCCTCACGTTTACGAACCTGTGCCAAAAGATTCTCAAGCTTTAGAGCAAGCTAACTTAATTTTGTATAACGGTTACAATTTGGAACCGGGATTAATTAGGATGATGAATGCCGCCGGAATTAAGGCGCGGAAATTAGCAGTGGGGGAAGTTGTCAAGCCTTTGCTACTGAATAAAGAAGGCAATACCGTACCCGATCCGCACGTTTGGGGAAATGTGGAAAATGTAGTTCAAATGGTGGAAGCAATTCGGGATGCGCTAATCGACCTGTCGCCAGAAGATCGGGAGAAGTTTACGCAGAATGCTGTGAAACTTACTGAAGAGTTAAAACGTTTGGATAGTTGGATCGAACAAGAAATTAAAACTATCCCCGAAAATCAGCGCAAATTAGTCACAAGTCACGATGCTTTTCAATATTACAGCCGCGCCTACGGATTGGGAGATGCTAACAGTTTAATCGGGATTAGTACCGAGGAACAGCCGAGCGCTCAAACGGTGCAAAAGTTAGTAGAATCCGTGAAAGCTGCGGGAGTGCCTGCTATTTTTGCGGAGACTACTATTAACCCACAACTGATTAAAACAGTGGCGGAGGAAGCGGGGGTGAAATTGGCGGCGCAGCAACTTTATTCGGATTCGATTGGGGCGGCCGGAAGCGAGGGCGATTCTTATGTGAAAATGATGTCGGCTAATACTCGCACTATCGTCGAAGCTTTGGGGGGGAAATACACGCCGTTTGAAGTTAGCAAGTAG
- a CDS encoding ATP-binding protein, with protein MKSKIAEDLGRLFELGFNIGIIACIKEKKIKHNFDNLYLQELQQLSFPKMLRKITDKIISPLERKMAEKWSVFFLQKGFISGLNFFREYLESTGWNEPNKLRHLEILYYQCCFCDESSIGTYTKGEEQWFGEVLSQFDPIENISQYIRRYKQKGEFLRADTLILLRYRQKHFRILCVDLSVFSIRTSEDVTNLDYLEIIRRSLGRDINYLRSKSVFSQLRIDTESCKVEFSEALKTYFTAFKYDDKESAKLIQAGGYAHSFYEFLRETGILADDSQVIFNAVGYTDRGISAMSVRPENLDVLKTCRLIYKHDLKDEEINDARRKVLNKIKRSAYHSFARGQEFVDDLLAISADKINVVRHREQLEDFFNSVGIVPDELMQQLGLSGTVKLRDAHAQLIEKALESAATYIFLTGNPGIGKTTAIANFLKNHMDDGFLFFYVSPRKQVNLDIIDNFKKAGTDCLCDDKLFAINTHSDLIKDSDGQYTVQYLSNQHQENFRLQAVQFEDRRQNERQGRRSDRLNRQTENVIKDTGLKTKGVLNSICEAISTLINGGHSNNIVATVSIQSLKKTDAGDTLKHFEKIFRNAYIESENLVLPDRMKDISSRLKHLFIMIDEITGDEGGVEFLNGINDILARYGLRDNSQHGFNTKVIVADASIVDPAVINQHLDDPSAEPDKIYFRRASNPAFPLSEEDFKFKGTDATVINANSYPAKSLGITYKVFVESCKFIEDALVERDNNLVNKMQDEILEDIEALLKRSDVEQLIVYIQDKQRLGKLIDKIREHRGRFQKGTDYIEIHVNIGEEEKELIQKCKKKVKVVFMTASGSRGLSFPKAKHILVEIPRFEIEKNLMEVIQVIYRGRGDDEIDNQDKELIFYLGERSVYFEDNQEISIHESKLSLLNILLILKASITTRIYGCGQIGQDKFIIIPIGGKSVLAAGETFSSQMKKLIDQLKSEHRSHRSDRRLQQVYSSLEDLLGQADFELRDNVDSSGKSQTSYLSQRDFFNSEFSQLVSKGFEQLLSLSNLELGYISGGLLVVPISSKILEETYTMSLVNIATHANGQLWQNMQEISRSSAYPESLQFAIKDAIELVKKLMEPVNKTQRFEQSSQRNDQYYALPLFVFIAGEVFSKYFATNPEEPKYQHFRDILTAYVRALYPVGNVLPIGDKYQNFPFVVFRSYSLEQMRGKIFTDKYLLSSNELNVLNLILSKQVN; from the coding sequence ATGAAATCTAAGATAGCAGAAGATTTAGGGCGTTTGTTTGAACTAGGGTTTAATATTGGGATTATTGCCTGCATTAAAGAGAAGAAAATTAAGCATAATTTTGACAACTTATACCTTCAGGAATTGCAGCAGTTAAGCTTTCCGAAGATGCTGAGAAAAATTACCGATAAAATAATCAGTCCCTTGGAAAGGAAGATGGCTGAAAAGTGGAGCGTATTTTTCCTACAAAAAGGTTTTATATCAGGTTTAAACTTTTTTAGAGAGTACCTGGAATCTACAGGTTGGAACGAGCCAAACAAACTGCGACATCTGGAAATTTTGTATTACCAGTGCTGTTTTTGCGATGAGAGCAGTATTGGCACTTACACTAAAGGTGAGGAACAGTGGTTTGGAGAAGTTTTATCTCAATTTGACCCGATTGAAAATATTTCTCAGTATATTAGACGTTACAAACAGAAAGGCGAGTTTCTGAGAGCGGATACTCTAATATTGCTGCGATATCGCCAGAAGCACTTTAGGATTCTTTGTGTAGACTTGTCTGTGTTTTCGATTAGGACATCTGAGGATGTTACAAATCTGGACTATTTAGAGATTATCAGGCGTTCGTTGGGACGAGATATTAATTACTTGCGATCGAAAAGCGTGTTTTCTCAACTTCGCATAGATACTGAAAGTTGTAAAGTCGAGTTTTCAGAAGCCTTGAAGACTTACTTTACTGCTTTTAAGTATGATGACAAGGAGAGTGCTAAGTTAATTCAGGCTGGCGGCTACGCTCATAGTTTTTATGAATTTCTCCGAGAGACGGGGATACTTGCTGACGATTCGCAGGTGATATTTAATGCGGTGGGATATACAGATCGCGGAATTAGTGCTATGTCTGTCCGTCCCGAAAATTTAGATGTTTTGAAAACTTGTCGTCTGATTTACAAGCATGATTTAAAGGATGAAGAGATAAACGATGCTCGCAGGAAAGTTCTAAATAAAATCAAGCGGAGTGCTTACCACAGTTTCGCTCGCGGTCAAGAGTTTGTTGACGATCTGTTAGCAATTTCAGCAGACAAAATAAATGTTGTGCGTCATAGAGAGCAACTTGAGGATTTTTTCAACTCGGTGGGAATTGTACCGGATGAATTGATGCAGCAGTTAGGATTGAGCGGCACTGTGAAACTGCGGGATGCTCATGCTCAACTCATAGAAAAAGCTCTAGAATCTGCCGCTACTTATATCTTTTTGACTGGCAATCCCGGTATTGGCAAGACAACTGCGATCGCCAATTTTCTCAAAAATCACATGGACGATGGATTTCTCTTCTTTTATGTCAGCCCCCGGAAGCAAGTAAATCTAGATATCATCGACAATTTTAAAAAAGCAGGTACTGACTGTTTGTGCGATGACAAACTATTCGCCATCAATACTCATAGCGACCTAATTAAAGATAGCGACGGTCAATATACTGTGCAGTATCTCTCAAATCAGCATCAAGAAAATTTTAGATTGCAGGCTGTTCAGTTTGAAGATAGGAGACAAAATGAGCGTCAAGGTAGGCGATCGGACCGACTCAACAGGCAAACAGAAAATGTTATTAAAGATACTGGACTGAAAACTAAGGGCGTACTCAACAGCATTTGTGAAGCCATCTCTACCCTGATAAATGGTGGACATTCAAACAACATTGTCGCTACTGTTTCCATCCAATCTTTAAAGAAAACGGATGCAGGCGACACCTTAAAACATTTTGAAAAAATTTTTAGGAATGCTTACATCGAAAGCGAAAATTTAGTTCTTCCCGATCGCATGAAAGATATATCTAGTCGCCTTAAGCATTTGTTTATCATGATAGATGAAATTACAGGAGATGAGGGAGGAGTAGAGTTTTTAAACGGCATCAACGATATTCTAGCCAGGTATGGATTGAGGGATAATTCGCAACACGGGTTTAACACAAAAGTGATTGTTGCAGATGCTTCTATAGTTGATCCTGCTGTAATTAACCAACACTTGGACGATCCCTCGGCTGAACCTGATAAAATCTATTTTCGCAGGGCTTCAAATCCTGCTTTTCCTCTGTCCGAGGAGGATTTTAAGTTTAAAGGTACTGACGCAACTGTTATCAATGCTAACTCCTATCCTGCCAAAAGTTTAGGTATCACCTATAAAGTTTTTGTCGAGTCTTGTAAGTTTATTGAAGACGCTTTGGTAGAGCGAGATAATAATTTAGTAAACAAAATGCAAGATGAAATCTTAGAGGATATAGAAGCTCTCTTAAAACGCTCTGATGTTGAGCAACTGATAGTCTATATTCAGGACAAACAAAGATTGGGAAAATTAATAGATAAAATTAGAGAGCATCGAGGTCGGTTTCAAAAAGGAACAGATTATATAGAAATACACGTTAACATTGGTGAGGAGGAAAAAGAGTTAATCCAAAAATGCAAAAAAAAGGTGAAAGTAGTGTTTATGACTGCTTCAGGTAGTCGGGGGCTATCTTTTCCCAAGGCTAAACACATTTTGGTTGAAATTCCCCGGTTTGAAATAGAAAAAAACCTGATGGAAGTGATTCAGGTGATTTATAGGGGTCGCGGGGATGATGAGATTGATAATCAGGACAAAGAATTAATTTTCTATTTGGGCGAGCGTTCAGTTTATTTTGAAGACAACCAGGAGATATCTATACACGAAAGCAAATTGAGTCTTTTAAATATCCTGTTGATTTTGAAAGCATCTATAACGACACGAATTTATGGTTGCGGGCAAATCGGTCAAGATAAATTTATTATAATACCGATCGGTGGCAAGTCTGTGTTAGCGGCTGGTGAAACATTCTCATCCCAAATGAAAAAGTTAATCGATCAGTTGAAGAGCGAACACAGGAGTCACAGGAGCGATCGGCGTTTACAACAAGTCTATAGCAGTCTAGAAGATTTGCTGGGTCAAGCTGATTTTGAATTGAGAGATAATGTTGACTCCAGCGGTAAATCTCAGACTTCGTATCTTTCACAGCGCGATTTTTTTAACAGTGAGTTTTCCCAGTTAGTAAGTAAAGGTTTCGAGCAGTTATTGAGCCTTAGCAACCTCGAACTCGGCTACATTAGTGGTGGTTTGTTAGTGGTGCCTATTTCCTCCAAAATCTTAGAGGAAACCTACACGATGTCGCTCGTCAATATCGCCACCCATGCTAACGGTCAACTTTGGCAAAATATGCAGGAAATTAGCCGTAGCAGTGCGTATCCAGAGAGTTTGCAATTTGCGATTAAGGATGCTATAGAGTTAGTGAAAAAACTGATGGAGCCTGTTAATAAAACACAGAGATTTGAGCAAAGCAGCCAGCGTAATGACCAGTATTATGCCTTGCCATTGTTTGTATTTATTGCTGGTGAAGTATTCAGCAAATATTTTGCCACCAACCCGGAAGAACCGAAATACCAACATTTTCGAGATATCTTGACTGCATATGTCCGGGCACTATATCCTGTTGGTAATGTTCTGCCTATAGGAGATAAGTATCAAAATTTCCCGTTTGTTGTGTTTAGAAGTTACAGTTTAGAGCAGATGAGGGGAAAAATATTTACAGATAAATATCTTTTAAGTTCCAACGAGTTGAACGTGCTTAATTTAATTTTGTCGAAGCAGGTAAACTGA
- a CDS encoding Uma2 family endonuclease, which translates to MTLLDIRLLTVQEYHRMAEIGIFDEDERVELLAGQIVKMAAKGTAHGAAVKRTEKLLENRLGNRVLVRLQDPVRLNNFSEPEPDLAVVVPDPLYYEDHHPTPSEVYLIIEVADTTLRTDLGIKATIYAQSGIADYWVLDVNNRQLHVFREPSQDGYESIVVLGDDASISPLQFPDISFMVRDMLRPLVSI; encoded by the coding sequence ATGACTTTATTAGACATTCGTTTATTGACGGTTCAAGAATATCACCGCATGGCAGAAATTGGTATTTTTGACGAAGATGAACGAGTAGAATTACTGGCTGGACAAATAGTAAAGATGGCAGCAAAAGGAACGGCACATGGTGCAGCGGTGAAACGCACAGAGAAGTTACTGGAAAATCGTTTGGGAAATCGAGTTTTGGTGCGATTGCAAGATCCAGTTCGGTTAAATAATTTCTCGGAACCTGAACCTGATCTTGCTGTAGTTGTCCCAGATCCACTTTACTATGAAGACCATCATCCAACTCCTTCTGAAGTTTATCTGATTATTGAAGTTGCCGATACTACGCTGAGAACAGATTTGGGAATTAAAGCGACTATTTATGCTCAGTCTGGAATTGCAGATTATTGGGTTTTGGATGTTAATAATCGGCAACTTCACGTATTCCGAGAACCGAGTCAGGATGGCTATGAAAGTATAGTAGTTCTGGGAGATGATGCGAGTATTTCTCCTTTGCAGTTTCCCGATATTTCCTTTATGGTTCGAGATATGTTGCGGCCATTGGTGTCAATTTAA
- a CDS encoding phenylalanine--tRNA ligase subunit beta, with the protein MRISLKWLRELVDVVISPEELAETLTMAGFEVEEIEDRRPWASGVVLGKIIACEQHPNADKLRVCQVDVGSSEALNIVCGAPNARADIYVPVAVVGTYLSTIDLKIKPAKLRGVPSEGMICSLAELGLSKESAGIHIFDLENPELGSDIRPLLGLDDVILDLTATANRADALSMVGVAREVAALTGASLRIPEANGVPIEGKESPGLAVEISEPQGCPIYIGTTIEGVKIAASPAWLQQRLQAAGVRPINNVVDVTNYILLEWGQPLHAFDRDRLQSFTGTQDISIGVRFAKTGESFKTLDGQNRNLQAQNLLITASDKPVALAGVMGGEDTEVHEGTQNLVLEAAIFDQATIRRSARAQGLRSEASIRYERGVNQAALATACNRAVALILELAGGAATVQKTASSGEDLSFSRSLELRLDRVNLVLGQLKRGETGGSKYLESEEVKNILTALGCEVVPTEKERVWNVTVPPYRYRDLEREIDLIEEVARLHGYDNFCDTLPSKTEPGYLSPEYAAIRNVRSAFRAAGLTELMHYSLVKTEGENQVVLANPLFVEYSALRTEMLSGLIDAFGYNLEQGNGALNGFEVGRIFWKDGDSMKEADAVAGIIGGDPTVWKWQQGGRDRPLTWFEAKGVLESAFQELGLSVEYQSDSSNTRLHPGRTAALSLNGKHLGVFGQLHPQLQQQKDLPEQVYVFQLDLAVLLAALDRSNNQTRKFAGYSSFPASDRDIAFFAPVEVPVVDMQSAMKKAAGSLLDSVELFDEYRGDNVPAGQRSLAFRLVYRAGDRTLSETDVEPAQQKVRDVLVEKFGVSLRS; encoded by the coding sequence ATGCGTATATCTCTAAAGTGGCTCCGGGAATTGGTGGATGTGGTGATATCCCCGGAAGAATTAGCCGAAACCCTGACAATGGCTGGGTTTGAAGTGGAAGAAATTGAAGACCGCCGCCCGTGGGCAAGCGGCGTAGTTTTGGGCAAAATCATTGCCTGCGAACAGCATCCGAATGCAGACAAATTGAGAGTTTGTCAAGTGGATGTGGGTTCCTCAGAAGCTTTGAATATTGTTTGCGGCGCACCGAACGCTAGGGCAGACATTTACGTGCCTGTCGCTGTTGTTGGCACTTATTTATCGACTATTGATTTAAAGATTAAACCTGCTAAATTGCGGGGCGTTCCTTCCGAAGGAATGATTTGCTCTCTGGCGGAATTGGGACTATCTAAAGAGTCAGCCGGGATTCACATTTTCGATTTAGAAAATCCCGAATTGGGCAGCGATATTCGCCCGCTTTTGGGTTTAGATGACGTAATTTTAGATTTGACAGCAACTGCCAACCGTGCAGATGCTTTGAGCATGGTGGGCGTGGCGCGGGAAGTGGCGGCGCTGACTGGGGCGAGTTTGAGAATTCCCGAAGCGAATGGTGTTCCGATTGAGGGGAAAGAAAGTCCTGGTTTGGCAGTAGAAATATCAGAACCGCAAGGATGCCCGATTTACATCGGCACGACAATTGAAGGTGTGAAAATTGCTGCTTCTCCAGCTTGGTTGCAGCAGCGGTTGCAAGCGGCGGGAGTGCGACCGATTAATAATGTGGTGGACGTAACTAATTACATTTTATTGGAATGGGGTCAGCCGCTGCACGCTTTCGATCGCGATCGCCTACAATCTTTCACGGGTACTCAAGATATCAGCATCGGCGTCCGCTTTGCCAAAACAGGCGAATCCTTCAAAACTTTGGACGGACAAAACCGCAATTTGCAAGCTCAAAATCTGTTAATTACTGCTAGCGACAAACCTGTTGCCTTAGCTGGAGTAATGGGCGGCGAAGACACGGAAGTTCACGAAGGAACGCAAAATTTAGTCTTGGAAGCCGCGATTTTTGACCAGGCAACGATTCGCCGTTCTGCGCGCGCTCAAGGCCTACGGAGCGAGGCATCGATCCGCTACGAACGGGGGGTGAATCAGGCGGCCTTGGCGACGGCTTGCAACCGCGCTGTCGCCCTAATTTTGGAGTTGGCTGGAGGCGCTGCGACGGTGCAGAAAACGGCAAGTTCGGGCGAGGATTTGAGTTTTTCGCGATCGCTCGAATTGCGTCTCGACCGAGTAAATCTGGTTTTAGGACAGTTGAAAAGAGGAGAAACGGGCGGTTCTAAATATCTGGAATCGGAAGAGGTAAAAAATATTCTCACAGCCTTGGGATGCGAAGTTGTTCCCACGGAAAAAGAGCGGGTTTGGAATGTGACTGTGCCGCCTTACCGCTACCGGGATTTAGAAAGGGAAATTGATTTAATTGAAGAAGTTGCCAGACTCCACGGTTATGACAATTTCTGCGATACTTTGCCTAGCAAAACGGAACCTGGTTATCTGTCACCAGAATATGCGGCAATTCGGAATGTGCGATCGGCTTTTCGGGCGGCCGGTTTGACGGAGTTGATGCACTATTCTTTGGTGAAAACTGAGGGAGAAAATCAGGTTGTACTGGCGAATCCGCTGTTTGTGGAATATTCGGCTTTGCGGACAGAAATGCTGTCGGGTTTGATTGATGCTTTCGGGTACAATTTGGAACAGGGAAATGGCGCACTAAACGGTTTTGAAGTCGGCCGCATTTTCTGGAAAGATGGGGATTCAATGAAGGAAGCCGATGCAGTTGCGGGGATTATTGGCGGCGATCCGACTGTGTGGAAATGGCAGCAGGGAGGGCGCGATCGACCTTTGACTTGGTTTGAGGCCAAGGGGGTTTTGGAAAGCGCGTTTCAGGAGTTGGGTTTGTCGGTAGAATATCAAAGCGATTCCTCGAATACACGCTTGCATCCGGGCCGCACCGCTGCGTTATCGTTAAACGGAAAACATTTAGGAGTTTTTGGACAGTTGCACCCGCAATTGCAGCAACAAAAGGATTTGCCAGAGCAGGTTTACGTGTTTCAATTAGATTTGGCGGTGCTGTTGGCAGCGTTGGATCGATCGAACAACCAAACTCGCAAATTCGCTGGTTATTCGAGTTTCCCCGCTTCAGACAGAGACATTGCATTTTTCGCACCGGTTGAAGTTCCGGTTGTAGATATGCAGAGTGCGATGAAAAAGGCGGCGGGTAGTTTGCTGGATTCGGTGGAACTGTTTGACGAATATCGAGGCGACAACGTGCCGGCGGGACAGCGGAGTTTGGCTTTTCGGTTAGTTTACCGCGCGGGCGATCGAACTTTGAGCGAAACCGATGTCGAACCAGCACAACAAAAAGTGCGCGATGTTTTAGTTGAGAAATTCGGCGTTAGTTTGAGAAGCTAA